The following coding sequences lie in one Scatophagus argus isolate fScaArg1 chromosome 9, fScaArg1.pri, whole genome shotgun sequence genomic window:
- the myh14 gene encoding myosin-10 isoform X6, translating to MTRPTGGGANDVTRFLSSGVGPGSPTSNSMFSAASQADWAAKRLVWVPSEKLGFESASIREERGDEVEVELTDSQRRVTLSREEVQRMNPPRFSKVEDMADLTCLNEASVLHNLRERYYSGLIYTYSGLFCVVVNPYKNLPIYTESIVEMYRGKKRHEMPPHIYAISEAAYRSMLQDREDQSILCTGESGAGKTENTKKVIQYLAHVASSHKGGTLGRNKEAVQGELERQLLQANPILEAFGNAKTVKNDNSSRFGKFIRINFDVAGYIVGANIETYLLEKSRATRQAKDERTFHIFYQMLCGTSEETKADLLLGSADEYRFLTGGSIPLPGQSDSENFTQTMDSMAIMGFTSEESMSMLKVISAVLQFGNISFMKEKNQDQASMPDNTAAQKLCHLLGINVLEFTRAILTPRIKVGREYVQKAQTKEQADFAVEALAKATYERLFRWLVHRINRALDRRQRQGASFIGILDIAGFEIFQLNSFEQLCINYTNEKLQQLFNHTMFILEQEEYQREGIEWNFIDFGLDLQPCIDLIEKPTHPPGVLALLDEECWFPRATDRSFVEKLSAEQGSHPKFFRSKQPRGEADFSIIHYAGKVNYKADDWLVKNMDPLNDNVASLLHQSSDHFVSELWKEVDRIVGLDQVSSGENSGPVTFGAAGLKTKKGMFRTVGQLYKESLTKLMATLRNTNPNFLRCIIPNHEKRAGKLSPHLVLDQLRCNGVLEGIRICRQGFPNRIPFQEFRQRYEILTPNAIPRAFMDGKQASELMIKALELDHNLFRVGQSKVFFRAGVLAHLEEERDLKITDTIIRFQSVSRGYLARKAFLKKQQQLSALRVMQRNCAAYLKLRNWQWWRLFTKVKPLLQVTRQDDEIQAREAQLQKAKDNLTRVEQQYTDLDRKHAQLLEEKAVLADQLQAEAELFAEAEEMRARLANRKQELEEVLGELESRLEDEEERGVQLTSEKKKMQQNIQDLEEQLEEEESARQRLLLEKVTLETKVKSLETDLLNAVEQRDRLSKEKKQLEERLSEVTDQLTEEEEKTKSLNKLKNKQEAVIADLEERLKREEQGRLEQEKWRRRMESDSVEAQEQLSDLGMLAAELRGSLAQKEKEITTLQGRLEEEGARRAEAQRALREAMSQVSELKEEVENERGMRERAEKQRRDLGEELEALRTELEDTLDTTAAQQELRSRREAELHELQRCVEEETRRHEAQLSELRVKHSTAIDSLQEQLDNSKRARQSLEKAKTVLEEERQNLISELKSLQTGRTESERGRKRAEGQLQELSARLAQADREREEREERVHKLQCEIETISNSLSSSETKSLRLTKEVSSLESQLNDAKELLQDETRQKMALGSRVRALEEEKNGLMERLEEEEERAKELTRQIQTHTQQLAEVRKQSEEVNTAVESGEEMRRKLQRELDSAIQRERQREEEKERVERQRERLREEIEDMTLALQRERQNCTALEKRQKKFDQCLAEEKAVSARLAEERDRAEADSREKETRHLALSRALQEAQDQKEELERVNKQLRLEMEQLVNQQDDVGKNVHELERTRRALETEAQNLRVQTQELEEELSEAENSRLRLEVTLQALKAQFEREISTSEEKGEEKRRALSKQVRELEIQLEEERSQRSQAVSSKKQLEAELQETEAQLETSSRGKEEAVKQLRRLQGQMKEILREFDESKLARDEIITQLKDSEKKIQTLEAEVLQLTEELSVSERQRRQAQQERDEMADEMVNSSSGKTALCEEKRRLEARVSQLEEELEEEQSNSELLAERQRKTALQVETLTVQLQGERTLAQKAEAAREQLERQNKELKARLGEMEGAVRGKHRLSVAALEAKIESMEEQLEQERQERAIANKLVRKTEKKLKEVMMQAEDERRHADQYREQLDKSMVRLKQLKRQLEEVEEENSRSNAQRRKLQRELEELTDSGQSMTREITSLRSQLSIPEWRAPLPLSMRGRRALVDDLSLENSDSEEPPASPTPSSGLPGTPTPSSDHSLDPPPPYTVNNTE from the exons ATGACCAGGCCAACAGGGGGCGGCGCCAACGATGTCACCCGCTTCCTGTCATCAGGAGTGGGGCCCGGATCTCCCACTTCCAACTCTATGTTTTCTGCAGCCAGTCAGGCCGACTGGGCAGCTAAGAGGCTGGTGTGGGTGCCGTCAGAGAAGCTTGGCTTTGAG TCGGCCAGTATTCGGGAGGAGCGTGGCGATGAGGTGGAGGTTGAGCTGACAGACAGCCAGCGACGGGTCACTCTGTCCAGGGAGGAGGTTCAGCGGATGAACCCACCGCGCTTCAGTAAAGTGGAGGACATGGCTGACCTCACCTGCCTCAATGAAGCCTCAGTGCTGCACAACCTGAGAGAGAGATACTACTCTGGCTTGATCTAC acATATTCAGGGCTGTTCTGTGTGGTGGTGAACCCTTACAAGAACCTGCCCATCTATACAGAATCCATTGTGGAGATGTACCGGGGCAAGAAACGCCATGAGATGCCCCCTCACATTTATGCCATATCAGAGGCTGCCTATCGCAGCATGCTACAAG ACAGAGAAGATCAGTCAATTCTCTGCAC AGGCGAGTCTGGAGCTGGgaaaacagagaacacaaagaaagtTATCCAGTATTTGGCTCACGTTGCCTCCTCCCATAAGGGTGGCACTCTGGGTAGGAACAAGGAAGCTGTGCAG GGCGAGCTGGAGAGACAGCTGCTGCAGGCAAACCCCATACTGGAGGCCTTCGGCAACGCAAAGACTGTCAAGAATGACAACTCTTCCAGATTT GGTAAATTTATCCGCATTAATTTTGACGTGGCGGGGTACATAGTTGGTGCTAACATCGAGACCT ACCTCCTTGAAAAGTCCCGGGCCACCCGTCAAGCCAAAGATGAGAGGACATTCCACATCTTTTATCAAATGCTGTGTGGGACTTCAGAGGAGACAAAAG CGGACTTGCTCTTAGGATCTGCTGATGAGTACCGCTTTCTCACTGGAGGATCCATCCCCCTTCCTGGTCAGAGCGATTCAGAAAACTTCACTCAGACCATGGACTCGATGGCTATAATGGGCTTCACCTCAGAGGAGTCAATGT CTATGCTTAAGGTGATCTCTGCTGTGCTCCAGTTTGGGAATATTTCCTTCATGAAGGAGAAGAACCAGGACCAGGCCTCGATGCCTGATAACACAGCTGCTCAGAAACTGTGCCATCTGCTGGGCATTAATGTGCTGGAGTTCACCCGAGCCATCCTCACCCCCAGGATCAAAGTAGGTCGAGAGTATGTGCAGAAGGCCCAGACGAAAGAACAG GCTGACTTTGCTGTGGAGGCGTTGGCAAAGGCCACATATGAGCGCCTGTTCAGGTGGCTGGTTCACAGGATCAACAGAGCTCTGGACcgcagacagagacagggagcCTCTTTCATAGGCATCCTTGATATTGCTGGATTTGAGATCTTTCAG CTAAACTCCtttgagcagctgtgcatcAACTACACCAacgagaagctgcagcagctcttcaaCCACACCATGTTCATCTTGGAGCAGGAGGAGTACCAGCGTGAAGGCATCGAGTGGAACTTCATCGACTTTGGCCTGGACTTACAGCCCTGCATTGACCTCATTGAGAAACCA ACCCACCCTCCTGGTGTTCTGGCCCTGCTGGATGAAGAATGCTGGTTCCCCCGGGCAACAGACCGCTCATTTGTGGAGAAGCTTTCTGCAGAACAAGGCAGCCATCCAAAATTCTTCCGATCGAAGCAGCCACGTGGAGAAGCTGACTTCTCCATCATTCACTATGCTGGCAAG GTGAACTACAAGGCAGATGATTGGCTGGTGAAGAACATGGATCCTCTGAACGACAACGTGGCATCTCTTCTCCACCAGTCGTCTGATCATTTTGTGTCAGAGCTCTGGAAAGAAG TGGACAGGATTGTGGGTCTGGACCAGGTGTCGTCAGGAGAAAACAGTGGGCCGGTCACTTTTGGAGCAGCAGGACTAAAGACGAAGAAGGGAATGTTCAGGACTGTCGGTCAGCTTTACAAGGAGTCTCTCACCAAACTGATGGCCACGCTGAGGAACACCAACCCCAACTTCCTCCGCTGCATCATCCCCAACCACGAGAAGAGG GCCGGTAAACTGTCCCCCCACCTGGTTTTGGACCAGCTGAGGTGTAATGGAGTTCTAGAGGGGATCCGAATCTGCAGACAAGGCTTCCCTAACCGCATCCCTTTCCAGGAGTTcagacagag atATGAGATCCTGACTCCTAATGCTATCCCTCGTGCCTTCATGGATGGCAAACAGGCATCAGAACTCATG ATCAAAGCTCTGGAACTGGATCACAACCTGTTCAGGGTGGGTCAGAGTAAAGTCTTCTTCAGAGCAGGAGTCTTGGCTCAcctggaagaagaaagagaccTGAAGATCACAGACACCATCATACGCTTCCAGAGCGTCTCCAGAGGCTACCTCGCACGCAA AGCCTTtttgaagaagcagcagcaactgAGCGCTCTGAGGGTGATGCAGAGGAACTGTGCTGCTTACCTCAAACTCAGGAACTGGCAGTGGTGGAGGCTGTTCACCAAg GTGAAGCCTCTGCTGCAGGTGACCCGGCAAGATGATGAGATCCAGGCGAGGGAAGCCCAGCTCCAGAAGGCCAAGGACAATCTCACCCGAGTGGAACAGCAGTACACAGACCTGGACAGGAAACATGCGCAG CTGTTGGAGGAGAAGGCAGTGCTAGCTGACCAACTGCAGGCGGAGGCAGAGCTGTttgcagaggcagaggagatgagggCCCGGTTGGCCAATCGGAAacaagagctggaggaagtgctGGGCGAGCTGGAGAGTCGActggaggacgaggaggagagaggcGTGCAGCTGACcagtgagaagaagaagatgcagCAGAATATACAG GATCTGGAGGAGCagttagaggaggaggaaagtgCCCGACAGCGCCTCCTGCTGGAGAAAGTCACTCTGGAGACAAAAGTTAAGAGTCTGGAAACAGACCTGCTGAATGCAGTAGAGCAGAGAGATCGACTCAGCAAG gagaagaagcagcTTGAGGAGCGTTTGAGTGAGGTGACTGATCAGCtcactgaggaagaggagaaaaccaAAAGTCTAAACAAGCTCAAGAACAAACAGGAGGCTGTCATTGCTGACCTAGAGG AGCGCCTCAAGCGTGAGGAGCAGGGTCGCTTGGAGCAggagaagtggaggaggaggatggagagtgACTCAGTTGAGGCCCAGGAGCAGCTGTCAGACTTAGGCATGCTGGCTGCTGAGCTGAGGGGCAGTCTAGCtcagaaggagaaggaaatcACCACTCTGCAGGGCCG GTTGGAAGAAGAAGGAGCACGGCGCGCTGAAGCACAGAGGGCTCTGAGGGAGGCCATGTCCCAGGTGTCTGAGctgaaggaggaagtggagaatGAACGAGGGATGAGGGAAAGGGCAGAGAAACAGAGGCGAGACCTGGGTGAGGAGCTGGAGGCATTGAGAACCGAACTGGAGGACACTCTGGACACCACAGCAGCCCAGCAGGAACTGAG GTCTCGTCGAGAGGCGGAGTTACATGAGCTCCAGCGGTGTGTTGAGGAGGAGACTCGGCGCCACGAGGCCCAGCTGTCAGAGCTCCGAGTCAAACACAGCACTGCCATAGACAGCCTCCAGGAACAGCTGGACAATAGCAAGAGA GCACGCCAGTCACTGGAGAAGGCCAAGACGGTGctggaggaagagaggcagaATTTGATATCTGAGCTCAAGAGCCTCCAAACGGGACGCACAGAGAGCGAGCGAGGCCGCAAGAGGGCCGAGGGCCAGTTGCAGGAGCTCAGCGCTCGATTGGCtcaggctgacagagagagggaggagcgGGAAGAGAGAGTGCACAAACTACAG TGTGAGATAGAGACTATCTCCAACAGTTTGTCCTCCTCTGAAACCAAATCCCTTCGGCTCACCAAGGAGGTTAGCAGCCTGGAGAGCCAACTGAATGATGCAAAG gAATTGCTTCAAGATGAAACTCGTCAAAAGATGGCTCTTGGCTCAAGGGTGCGAgcgctggaggaggagaagaatgGACTCATGGAAAGActtgaggaggaagaagagagagccAAAGAGTTAACCCGGCAGATCCAGACCCATACCCAGCAG CTGGCAGAGGTCCGTAAGCAGTCAGAGGAGGTGAACACTGCGGTAGAATCCGGAGAGGAGATGCGCAGAAAACTCCAGAGAGAGCTCGACAGCGCCATCCAGAGGGAGcgacagagggaggaggagaaggagagagtagagaggcagagggagcgACTGAGGGAGGAAATAGAGGACATGACGTTGgccctgcagagggagagacagaactGCACGGCGCTGgagaagaggcagaagaagtTCGACCAG TGTCTGGCAGAGGAGAAGGCGGTGAGCGCTCGGCTGGCAGAGGAAAGGGACAGAGCAGAAGCAGACAGTCGAGAGAAGGAGACCAGACACCTGGCACTTTCCCGAGCCCTGCAG GAGGCCCAGGATCAGAAGGAAGAGCTAGAGAGGGTCAACAAACAGCTCCGTCTGGAAATGGAACAGCTTGTAAACCAGCAAGACGATGTCGGCAAGAAT GTCCACGAGCTGGAGCGGACCCGCAGGGCCTTGGAAACAGAAGCCCAGAACCTGCGAGTTCAGActcaggagctggaggaggagctttCAGAAGCAGAGAACTCAAGGCTGAGGCTGGAGGTCACCCTGCAAGCGCTTAAGGCTCAGTTTGAGAGGGAGATAAGCACCAGTgaggagaagggagaggagaagaggagggcgCTAAGCAAACAG GTGAGGGAGTTGGAGattcagctggaggaggagagaagtcAGCGGTCTCAGGCCGTTTCATCCAAGAAGCAGCTAGAAGCAGAACTGCAGGAAACTGAGGCCCAGTTGGAGACATCCAGCCGTGGAAAAGAGGAAGCTGTGAAGCAGCTACGGAGGCTGCAG GGTCAGATGAAGGAAATTCTGCGTGAGTTTGATGAGTCCAAGTTGGCTCGAGATGAGATCATCACACAGTTGAAAGACAGCGAAAAGAAGATCCAAACCCTAGAAGCGGAAGTCCTGCAGTTGACTGAG GAACTTTCGGtatcagagaggcagaggagacaaGCTCAGCAGGAGAGGGACGAGATGGCCGATGAGATGGTCAACAGCAGTTCTGGAAA GACGGCACTGTgtgaagagaagaggaggttAGAGGCACGAGTcagtcagctggaggaggagctggaggaggagcagagtaACTCTGAGCTGCTagcagagagacaaaggaaGACCGCTCTGCAG GTGGAGACTCTGACGGTgcagctgcagggagagagGACTCTGGCCCAGAAGGCGGAGGCGGCTCGGGAGCAGCTGGAGAGGCAGAACAAGGAGCTGAAGGCCCGActgggagagatggagggagcaGTGAGGGGCAAACACAGACTCAGCGTCGCCGCCCTGGAGGCCAAGATAGAGTCGatggaggagcagctggagcaggagagaca GGAACGAGCTATTGCCAACAAACTGGTGcggaagacagagaagaaactgaaggagGTGATGATGCAGGCAGAGGACGAGAGACGACATGCAGACCAGTACAGAGAACAG cTGGATAAGTCAATGGTCCGTCTGAAGCAGCTGaagaggcagctggaggaggtggaagaggagaacTCTCGCTCCAACGCCCAGAGGAGGAAGCTGCagagggagctggaggagctcaCCGACAGCGGGCAGAGCATGACGCGAGAGATCACCTCTCTCCGCAGCCAGCTCAG CATCCCTGAATG GCGTGCTCCGTTGCCCCTGTCGATGCGTGGACGCAGAGCGCTGGTAGACGACCTCTCGCTGGAGAACTCCGACTCGGAGGAGCCTCCTGCCTCGCCGACGCCCTCCTCTGGACTCCCAGGGACCCCAACTCCCTCCTCTGACCACAGCCTTGACCCTCCGCCTCCCTACACCGTCAACAACACAGAGTGA